A single genomic interval of Primulina huaijiensis isolate GDHJ02 chromosome 7, ASM1229523v2, whole genome shotgun sequence harbors:
- the LOC140980891 gene encoding tobamovirus multiplication protein 3-like isoform X2, translated as MALEPSASAALNLKNAMNWWDVVNESPAWQDSIFHVLAALYGIVATVALVQLVRIQFRVPEYGWTTQKVFHFLNFFVNSVRCFVFAFRRNIQSLNPEIIQHILLDMPSLVFFTTYALLILFWAEIYYQARAVSTDRLRPSFYIINGVVYATQVILWLILWWKPISLVIILSKMFFAGVSLFAALGFLLYGGRLFLMLQRFPVESKGRSKKLQEVGYVTTICFTCFLLRCIMMLPIITFYSPEEQMGRHLFCSPKWGHYLVQSLLYCAIKFFVHVTALYALFLCM; from the exons ATGGCATTGGAACCGTCGGCGTCGGCGGCTCTCAACCTCAAGAACGCCATGAATTGGTGGGACGTAGTGAATGAATCACCGGCTTGGCAGGATTCTATATTCCACGTTCTTGCTGCACTTTATGGGATTGTCGCCACTGTTGCTCTc GTACAATTGGTGAGGATACAATTTAGAGTACCCGAGTATGGTTGGACTACACAGAAAGTATTTCATTTCCTCAATTTCTTTGTCAATTCCG TTCGATGCTTTGTTTTTGCTTTCCGTCGGAATATTCAGAGCCTGAATCCAGAG ATTATTCAACACATCCTACTTGATATGCCAAGTCTTGTGTTCTTCACAACATATGCATTATTGATATTGTTCTGGGCAGAAATTTATTACCAG GCTCGTGCTGTATCTACTGATAGATTGAGGCCTAGTTTCTATATAATCAATGGCGTGGTGTATGCCACTCAG GTAATTTTGTGGTTAATTTTGTGGTGGAAGCCAATTTCTTTGGTGATCATCCTGTCCAAGATGTTCTTTGCAG GTGTTTCTCTATTTGCAGCTCTAGGGTTTCTTCTTTATGGTGGAAG GCTGTTTTTAATGTTGCAAAGATTCCCTGTAGAATCGAAAGGACGAAGCAAGAAGCTACAGGAG GTTGGCTATGTGACTACAATATGCTTCACGTGTTTCCTTCTTAGATGTATTATG ATGCTACCAATCATAACTTTTTATTCCCCGGAGGAACAAATGGGCAGACACTTGTTTTGCTCTCCCAAATGGGGCCATTATTTAGTCCAATCATTATTATATTGtgctattaaattttttgtacatGTAACTGCATTGTATGCATTATTTCTATGCATGTAA
- the LOC140980891 gene encoding tobamovirus multiplication protein 3-like isoform X3 translates to MALEPSASAALNLKNAMNWWDVVNESPAWQDSIFHVLAALYGIVATVALVQLVRIQFRVPEYGWTTQKVFHFLNFFVNSVRCFVFAFRRNIQSLNPEIIQHILLDMPSLVFFTTYALLILFWAEIYYQARAVSTDRLRPSFYIINGVVYATQVILWLILWWKPISLVIILSKMFFAGVSLFAALGFLLYGGRLFLMLQRFPVESKGRSKKLQEVGYVTTICFTCFLLRCIMLVEILPSSLVLFILRKLPPKRGITQYHPIR, encoded by the exons ATGGCATTGGAACCGTCGGCGTCGGCGGCTCTCAACCTCAAGAACGCCATGAATTGGTGGGACGTAGTGAATGAATCACCGGCTTGGCAGGATTCTATATTCCACGTTCTTGCTGCACTTTATGGGATTGTCGCCACTGTTGCTCTc GTACAATTGGTGAGGATACAATTTAGAGTACCCGAGTATGGTTGGACTACACAGAAAGTATTTCATTTCCTCAATTTCTTTGTCAATTCCG TTCGATGCTTTGTTTTTGCTTTCCGTCGGAATATTCAGAGCCTGAATCCAGAG ATTATTCAACACATCCTACTTGATATGCCAAGTCTTGTGTTCTTCACAACATATGCATTATTGATATTGTTCTGGGCAGAAATTTATTACCAG GCTCGTGCTGTATCTACTGATAGATTGAGGCCTAGTTTCTATATAATCAATGGCGTGGTGTATGCCACTCAG GTAATTTTGTGGTTAATTTTGTGGTGGAAGCCAATTTCTTTGGTGATCATCCTGTCCAAGATGTTCTTTGCAG GTGTTTCTCTATTTGCAGCTCTAGGGTTTCTTCTTTATGGTGGAAG GCTGTTTTTAATGTTGCAAAGATTCCCTGTAGAATCGAAAGGACGAAGCAAGAAGCTACAGGAG GTTGGCTATGTGACTACAATATGCTTCACGTGTTTCCTTCTTAGATGTATTATG CTAGTGGAAATCTTACCTTCATCACTTGTCCTCTTCATACTGAGGAAGTTACCACCAAAACGAGGGATTACCCAGTATCATCCTATCCGGTGA
- the LOC140980891 gene encoding tobamovirus multiplication protein 3-like isoform X1, whose product MALEPSASAALNLKNAMNWWDVVNESPAWQDSIFHVLAALYGIVATVALVQLVRIQFRVPEYGWTTQKVFHFLNFFVNSVRCFVFAFRRNIQSLNPEIIQHILLDMPSLVFFTTYALLILFWAEIYYQARAVSTDRLRPSFYIINGVVYATQVILWLILWWKPISLVIILSKMFFAGVSLFAALGFLLYGGRLFLMLQRFPVESKGRSKKLQEVGYVTTICFTCFLLRCIMVCFNTFEEAADLDVLDHPILNFIYYLLVEILPSSLVLFILRKLPPKRGITQYHPIR is encoded by the exons ATGGCATTGGAACCGTCGGCGTCGGCGGCTCTCAACCTCAAGAACGCCATGAATTGGTGGGACGTAGTGAATGAATCACCGGCTTGGCAGGATTCTATATTCCACGTTCTTGCTGCACTTTATGGGATTGTCGCCACTGTTGCTCTc GTACAATTGGTGAGGATACAATTTAGAGTACCCGAGTATGGTTGGACTACACAGAAAGTATTTCATTTCCTCAATTTCTTTGTCAATTCCG TTCGATGCTTTGTTTTTGCTTTCCGTCGGAATATTCAGAGCCTGAATCCAGAG ATTATTCAACACATCCTACTTGATATGCCAAGTCTTGTGTTCTTCACAACATATGCATTATTGATATTGTTCTGGGCAGAAATTTATTACCAG GCTCGTGCTGTATCTACTGATAGATTGAGGCCTAGTTTCTATATAATCAATGGCGTGGTGTATGCCACTCAG GTAATTTTGTGGTTAATTTTGTGGTGGAAGCCAATTTCTTTGGTGATCATCCTGTCCAAGATGTTCTTTGCAG GTGTTTCTCTATTTGCAGCTCTAGGGTTTCTTCTTTATGGTGGAAG GCTGTTTTTAATGTTGCAAAGATTCCCTGTAGAATCGAAAGGACGAAGCAAGAAGCTACAGGAG GTTGGCTATGTGACTACAATATGCTTCACGTGTTTCCTTCTTAGATGTATTATG GTATGCTTTAATACGTTTGAGGAAGCAGCAGATCTAGATGTTTTGGATCAtcctattttgaattttatatattacCTG CTAGTGGAAATCTTACCTTCATCACTTGTCCTCTTCATACTGAGGAAGTTACCACCAAAACGAGGGATTACCCAGTATCATCCTATCCGGTGA